In Takifugu rubripes chromosome 22, fTakRub1.2, whole genome shotgun sequence, the genomic window CTCATGAAAACTATATCAACTATGGCAGAGACGCTGGGATTGTAACAATGTAACAAGCGAATTCACTAACAAGATTAGTGTATTAATTTTAACGTCTACATTATATTGATCATTGCAGATGTTTGCAAGAATTCCAATGTTAGCGAGCACTGGTTAAAGAAGGTTTACACTTGAACCTATTTTGTCAAGTACTCACACAAGACAAATCTTACGTCTTATTTACAAAGGAATTACTGCACACAGCATAGATTATAATGAAATATTTGTATTTGTCAGACACAATAGATGTTTATAAGGATGGACGAGACTCTGCAGCCCTATTATATTTTGTACTGGTTTAATTGCATGCTCTAAATCAAATATCGTGCATTATGTAAAAATAGAATGGTATGATTTGTACTGCGTTATAACCCgacagataaaaacaaaaaatgccCGAATTGAAGAATTCACAGTACCGTTTTTCacgtatttttaaaaagctattAACCTGTACATCCTGGCGACGCATGAGCCGCGGTATTCACACTACCGTCCTGATAATTAGACTTTAAGCGTCTAACCTCTGATTTAAAGTCTCACTGACCAAATACCTGTCACAAATCCTGCACAGTTGTGCGCCGCCATCTTGAattgtggtcacgtggtgctGTTGCTGCCGCCCGAGTTAATTGTCGTAAAACTAATGATTCAATACAAGCTGCTATTGCGGTATTTTATGCCTTTGCAAGCAAAGACAGCGAGCTAAAGCTGCAAATTTTCCTCTTACGTCTTACCCTGAtccctttttaaaacaatatttaggTTTTTACAACTTTTTTCTTTACACTTATTGAGTTTTTCCCAATATACTgtaatttatttctttgtttcatGCATCCAGttaactgctgcttttctctAATCAGGGACATGAGGCGTCAAATGGTGTGTAGACCTCCTCTTTACATTGTTGGAGTGTGCTTTGTGCAGTTAGTTTTTCTGAGCAAATAGATATAAAATCTTGTTTTGACAATAAAGCATACCCCTGAGGGTATCAAATGTCATCTTAACTATAATAAAGTAAAATCCCAATACAATAGTTACAATAATTAGTATTTCTATCATAATctattaatatatttttttcttgaagCTTGAACTGAGAGGTAAACAAAATTGATGTTTGTCAAAAAATATTGCAATGTTTGACAAAAATACAGGCTATAAGGGAAAATAACTCTAAATGCAATTAGACGGATTCAGAAAGATACGTCCAGACCACAAATATCCTTGCAGACTACACAAATTGTTCAATCAAGGTTGTAGTATGTCTATtgtataaaataacaaaatttaACCTGTGGAACTCCCATCCTTATGCAGCACATTTCACGCAGAGGCACACAAACTAAAATCCCAGTGAcgctttttattttctattctgCCTTGTTTCCCCCATATGTGCAGGCTAGATGTGGCTGGCCTAATTCTCCAACCCCTTCTCCTGGGTTCCTCACCTGTTCATCTACACATGCAGTATTTAACTCTGGCTCTCCTCCCATGTAATTGGAGAGCTAGTAGTACTGGTTTTACGTTCATTAACGTAAAATAATACCTTAAATCCGACCCATCGGTATAGATCAAACAGATGCGTGGATAAAGTTGGGGATGTGCGGTGTCAAAACTACAAAATATCTTATGTCAGGGCTTTGACGTAATGATATTAGTGTATGATTTGGCAACTTTTTGGTTTGTTCTGTCTTATTTGTGTCGGTTTTGACTGGAGACGCAGATTCTCTCGGGGTTCCTGCCGCGACACGTCGCGTGCGCTGCCCTCCCAGCTGCTCGCTCACAGTACGTGACGTCAAACCAGCATGGCGGCCAAGGTGACTTCGGCATCGCTCTATGAGATTATTATACCTTTAATTTGCCTTGTTCTCATGTTTTCTGCCCGTTTTCTTCTGCGGACTCAGCGAGGACTAGTCTGTCTCGGCGGGGGGTGTCTGCTTTTGGCTGCTCGGAGGCTGTAGCATCACCGGGGCTAGCCGCCGCCCGACTGGCCTTGATGAGACgtccacaacctcctatctacCGAGATAAAGCTAAACTACTATCGAGTCCAATGTTGCCGCGATAAAACCATCGATACGAGTAGTTACGGCGTGTTTCCACATGTTTCTTCCCGCGTTTAACCGTCTCGTATTTGGGGAAATTAGCAAGGCTGTGTGTCCTTCCTATCGAGCCGTTTGTGCCTGCTAGCTTGCGGCTGCTTggtttcttctttattttgatCGTGCATGGAGTATTAGTTCCTAATCTTGCACAGGCAGCTGCCTAAAGTGTAACTCTGCTTGCATCGCGTTCAGAACAATTTTCCATTGTGTAGAGCTGCTGGGACGTTTGAAGGAGACGCATCAGTCGTTCGTGTTTCCTTATGTTATGTGAACCGATCTGCCTCCAAAACCTGTTGTGTATTGTTCGTGTAAAAGAGATTATTAGCACCGCCAGTTGATGCCATAACCTTGTTTCTTTGCGCGTCTTAGGTCCAATCTACCAAACGCGGCGACCCAAGTGAGCTGAAAGCAATTTTCCAGAAGGTAAGAGAGTAAGATTTCCATTATTTATGCATGCATTGTTTATGTCACGTTTGTACTCCTTTGTGTGCCTAACTTATCTGTCTGTTTAAGAGATAAGAGAGATGTATTGGACGAACACTTTTCAGTGGAGCGAAGCTCCATTAGGGCGTCCTCCTGTTTCCTGAAAGGGCTGGTAAATTATCATGTGGTTTACATTATAGTATTAACTACAGTTTAAGATCCAGCACAGCCTGCTGGGCTGCAACTTTCCTTCAAGATTGTCATTGAACACGCAACATCCGCCATTTTTCCTGATTGTTGACTCTGAGAAAGTTGAGGCTGGAGTGTGACCTTTATTTTTGTTGAGTGACAACAGCTGTTGTTATTAGAGAGGTTATTTTGGTTTAGTACTGCAGGAGATGTCTAAGATCTGCAGCTCTCTCCATTTTGCTTTTGAACTGCGCTGCAAAGTCGCACGTGATTTGTTTGgttcatttatttgttcttATTCAGTAcgtacttcctgtctttgttttgcCTGGAATGCTGGTCAACAGGCGTGGTGTCACACTGCTCAGTAACCACACATTAAACCCAAGGTACTCTGCTTGTGACCGTGAGATGTGCACGAGTGACTCCGGTCACAGTCGTTGTCAGCCATGTTTTATTTCTGGCATTGTTAGAGTGTGACGTCAATTTTTGACATATCAATCAGCGACAGACTGAAGCCTTGAACATTCAGATGAAGAGTTTATGTTGTATGCTGCTCAAATCTGGCCCGTTATACGTCTCCATTCCAAAGATCCTCTTTAGGTGCACCCCTTTGGCGCTAATTACAAAGTGGACGTATCGCATTAATGAGACGCAGGAGTCGTGTGTAACCTAAGCTGTGACGCAGACCTTTCCTCCTCTGATCGCCCCCTGAGAATTGTGAGATTTGCAAAAGCTTTTGCTGTCTGCCTCCTTCCCAGTATGCCAGCGTGGTGGACAAGGATGGCGAGAAGTTCATGACGCCAAACGACTTTGTCCAGAAGTATCTCGGACTGCACACTCAGATTCACCACAACCCCAAAACTGTGCAGCTCATTGCTGCTGTGGCCGACACCACAAAGGATGGGTACGTACTGACTGCATATGTGTAAACACAAACCAGTTTATCTTGACTCTTTGACAGTTTACAGCGTTCCAGCTGATCAATACTACAGATCGTTGCTACTTGTAGATAAGATAATGCTCCCGATGGCTCTACTCACCCCCACAGGGTGGGGGTTGCGTAATACGTTCATACTACATATGCGTAATGATCTGAATtgaagctttttaaaaatggaagattTAATTGCAATTGCAGCAGTTACTATGGCTGcgttttcattttctcttcaaaACCTTTTTGGCAGCATTTCTGTGGGGTCAAATCAGATCTCTGTGATCTCAACATGCCATTGGTGGCTGTCTATGTGAGGGGAAAGCTCAGGCTGATTTGTTTGAATTAGAGGCATGAATTCAGCAATAACTCTATTAAAGTAAATGTTTAACATGGTTTTATTGGTTGTGTTCTTTCCCCCTTCTACTAAAAACACTGTTGGAGACAGGCTGATCTCGTTCCAAGAGTTCCTGGCATTTGAATCCGTGTTGTGTGCTCCTGATGGCCTCTTCGTCGTAGCCTTTCAGCTCTTTGACAAGACTGGAACCGGAACCATTTCCTTTGGTAAGGAACAtcagcttttttttgttgtgttcacGTAGTTTGAGTAAAGTGTGCATTTGTCAGTGACGTGGAAATCCCGTAGTTTGGTCGCAGcattttggattattttttaaagagctttttTCTTCGCTGCTGTACAACATCCAGGGAATATCCTAATGTGACTCTAACCAGATTACTCCTAATCTACGGCATTAGGTGTGGATAAATTACGTAATCATCCTCACGCACTTCTTTGCTGCATaacttttccttctttgctACGTCGCGCAAAGCTCCGCGTTACGACATTCATCTGGAAAATCCCTCTTTTTGTCCTTGAATGTTGCTATTTTCATTTGTGCGGCAGAAAATGTGCGAGACATCTTCAGTCAGACCACGGTGCATCACCACATCCCCTTCAAATGGGACTGCGAGTTCATCCGTTTGCACTTCGGGCAAGACTATAAGAAAGACCTCAGCTACCTCGAGTTCACCCAGTTCTTGCAGGTACGCTGTGCTTTCATATAGCTGCAGCCTCCGCCGGTGTGGAGTTTCACGCGTTGCCCTTCATCGGCTTGTGTTTTCGCTCAGCTGTGTCGTGTTTTATCgctcaggagctgcagctggagcacgCACGGCAGGCATTTGCTCAGAAGGATAAAGAGAAGAATGGCGTCATTTCTGCCATGGACTTCAGTGACATCATGTCCACCATCAGGCACCACATGCTCACATCTTTTGTGGAAGAAAACCTTGTCTCTGTAAGTCTTTTCTTAGCCCTGGCACCTCCAGTAGAAATGTCTCTGACTGTGATTAAAAAGGTCAGCGCAGGCAGGGAGGATCTGGTAAATAGTAGTCCTGGAatttcactcacacactttgAAATTTGTGTAATACAAACCAACCTGGTGAAAAATAATTATTAAAAGTGGAGCTCAACAAAATTTGCTATTTAATTGTTACAGCGTCACGGGTGCAGGAGTCATTTTTCAAGACATTTTTAGAGTTTCAGGGGTAAACAGCCCTATGGCGGAAGTAAACAATGACTACTTCTTCATAAGTTAAGAAAAAGGACCTCTAGGCTAGGACGTTTCCGTGTGGACACGTATGCTGGAAACTTTGtgaaaaagaagcaaatttGAAGACGGAGTAGAACACTgcgttgtttatttttttcaatacAAGAGCAGCTTGGATGTATCCTACTTTTTAGTGTGAAGACGTGGTCTCTGTTAACTTCAGCTATGTTGCATTTGGCTGCAAGGCTGTTTAGTCCTGAAGTACTAAAGCTGTTTGAGGACTCAAACATCCCCTCCCCTCATCAGTCTGATGGTGAGTAGTTAATGGAAGAATGGTCATATTATGTGTTGTAATCTATTAATCGGGCAGAAAACCCGTTAGACTGCGAGACAACCAAAATGCAAAATGACTTTAATAACCAATGGGGCTGTTTAACGCATAACATTTAATCTCAGAATTTTTTTCCGAGTTGATGCCGATTAATCGCAAAATCCAcgggtttttctttttatttatagtTGAACCAAAATCCAAAGGTGGGCAGGCGCATTtcagaataaatgtttttttcttttgttcttaaCAAGgcaaaatgctttaaaacatTGCCGAATAAATCGCTGTAACGCCGCTTCAGAACGTCttacagacaaaacaaacattctttTGTAGGTCTAAGCCGCTACACCCTTTAACACAATCCCACAAAGTGCTGGAAGTCCACATTTAACTGCTTCTATGCGTTTCCCCAGCAGGTCCGTCAGGCGTGGTTTACAGGTCCAGCGTATACAAACGCTTATCTCAACCACTTAAAAATGAGCAATACTGTTTCTGAGGTTTTCAGACTGAGAAACAAGGCAGCTTGCAAAAACTTGTGATTAACACGCATTGAAATAATTAGCAGCGTTAATCAAACATTGTGTTAACGGTGTAAAAACGCGTTACTTTGACAGCCTTTATAACTAACTGCCAATCAAGGACCAGCACAGTTCTAGTTGAAGACGCATGGATCTGATATTCTGGGTTCTTTCTTCTACCAggctgcagggggcagcacctCTCACATGGTCAGCTTCTCATATTTTAATGCCTTCAACTCCCTTTTGAACAACATGGAGCTGATCCGAAAGATCTACAGCACAATGGCCGGCACACGGAAGGACACACTGGTGACCAAAGGTGTGCACGTTACAGcatttgtgttttgtctgtctctgagtcaatctttttttttttttactacaaatttttttggtttttatcttTTGCTTTCAGAGGAATTTGTTCATGCTGCCAACAAGTTTGGTCAGATCACTCCCATGGAGGTTGACATCCTCTACCAGCTGTCAGGCCTCCACTCCCCCTCCGGGTAAACTCACTGCTACTCAGGCAGCGTCTGATGTGAGGGTATTCTGATGTTTGACAGCGATGTAAATGTCTGTGGGCAGGCGCCTGAACCTTGCTGACATAGAGAGGATCGCTCCACTGGAGGAGGGCTGCCTTCCATACCATCTGGCTGAACTCCAAAAGCAGGTAGCCCAGTCAGTGGAATAATATTTCTCCTCCTGACATGTGTTCAAGGACAGTCTGCCTTTCTTGAAACATGATTTTTGTCAGTAAAGCTGTATTGACCCAAAGTTTATTCCACCAGATCCACGGTGATGCCTCCCGGCCTGTGTGGCTCCAGGCCGCAGAGTCGGCCTACAGGTTCTTCCTGGGCTCTATTGCTGGAGGTGAGGCATCCTGGGAGGGAACTGCACTTTCTGCGTGGGTTTGTCTTACCTCCcatgttgcatgtgtgtgattgcGCAGCCACGGGAGCAACAGCTGTGTACCCCATCGATCTGGTGAAGACCCGTATGCAGAATCAGAGGTCCACCGGATCCTTTGTTGGAGAGCTGATGTATAAGAACAGCTTTGATTGTGCCAAGAAGGTGCTTCGCTACGAGGGCTTCTTTGGATTCTACAGAGGTAGGCCGTGCTCAGGAGGGATGCGGGCATTCTTTTAAGTTGCTTCGCCTGGTTTCTCTGCATTTGCTGCCAGTTGTTGCATATTAACGCTAATCGTGTTCTGCAGGTTTGGTTCCTCAGCTTATAGGTGTTGCTCCTGAGAAAGCTATCAAACTCACAGTAAGTGCCTTCGCCCACCCCACCAGAAATATGGAACCTTAATAATCTTAGTTCAGCCAGTAGACAGATAAAGTGTTTGCCACCAATGTTGTGTTCTTGGTTCACAGGTGAATGACTTTGTTAGAGACAAGTTCACCACGAAGGACAACACAATCCCTTTATTAGCCGAGATCATGGCTGGCGGCTGTGTAAGTAGAAAGAATTTAATCTTGTAACCTGGTTTGGGGTAATAAACGTTATTTTAACATCAGATTTTTATCCAAATCCTCCTCCTAACCAGGCTGGAGGCTCTCAGGTCATCTTTACCAACCCTCTGGAGATTGTAAAGATCCGCTTGCAGGTGGCAGGTGAGATCACCACAGGGCCGCGAGTCAGCGCGCTCAATGTGGTCCGTGACCTCGGTTTCTTCGGGCTGTATAAGGTAATGTGTCCAGAACGGTCGCCATGGCAGCCTGCCTGTAATGGTTCTATGAGGAATCACGCCTGTCTCCTTCCCGCGTGGCGATGCAGGGTGCCAAAGCCTGTTTTCTGAGAGACATCCCCTTCTCGGCCATCTATTTTCCCGCGTATGCCCACCTCAAGTCTAGCTTCGCGGACGAACAAGGCAGAGTGggacctctgcagctcctgacaGCTGGAGCCATTGCAGGTAAACAGACCTACAGAGCAGCAGGCAGCCTGCTCGCCTCCACCAGTTACAGCAGTCATAACCTTCATGGTCTACATTCTTGCCCTCAGGCATCCCTGCAGCCTCCCTGGTGACGCCCGCTGATGTTGTCAAGACACGTCTGCAGGTCGCAGCCAGGGCCGGACAGACCACTTACACAGGAGTCATTGACTGTTTCCGAAAGATTCTGAGAGAGGAAGGCTTCAGAGCGCTGTGGAAGGGAGCTGGAGGTGCGTCTTGGTCCCTGATACTTTCTGTGTGTAGACGGTTGTTGGCACTCATGTTTtgaattatcttttttttttcctccctcttacCAGCTCGTATGTGCCGGTCGTCTCCTCAGTTCGGTGTCACTCTGGTGACTTACGAGCTCTTACAGCGGTGGTTCTACATCGACTTCGGAGGACAGTATGTCGATTTATGgaattatttacatttcttGTGGACAGCATATTCAGTCTTTTCTATGCATCAGGCAGCCCCAGTTAGGATTCCTCTGGGGAGAAAACCAGAAAATCAAAATGGCTTTATTCTAGTTTGGGTAACAA contains:
- the LOC101069325 gene encoding calcium-binding mitochondrial carrier protein Aralar1-like, giving the protein MAAKVQSTKRGDPSELKAIFQKYASVVDKDGEKFMTPNDFVQKYLGLHTQIHHNPKTVQLIAAVADTTKDGLISFQEFLAFESVLCAPDGLFVVAFQLFDKTGTGTISFENVRDIFSQTTVHHHIPFKWDCEFIRLHFGQDYKKDLSYLEFTQFLQELQLEHARQAFAQKDKEKNGVISAMDFSDIMSTIRHHMLTSFVEENLVSAAGGSTSHMVSFSYFNAFNSLLNNMELIRKIYSTMAGTRKDTLVTKEEFVHAANKFGQITPMEVDILYQLSGLHSPSGRLNLADIERIAPLEEGCLPYHLAELQKQIHGDASRPVWLQAAESAYRFFLGSIAGATGATAVYPIDLVKTRMQNQRSTGSFVGELMYKNSFDCAKKVLRYEGFFGFYRGLVPQLIGVAPEKAIKLTVNDFVRDKFTTKDNTIPLLAEIMAGGCAGGSQVIFTNPLEIVKIRLQVAGEITTGPRVSALNVVRDLGFFGLYKGAKACFLRDIPFSAIYFPAYAHLKSSFADEQGRVGPLQLLTAGAIAGIPAASLVTPADVVKTRLQVAARAGQTTYTGVIDCFRKILREEGFRALWKGAGARMCRSSPQFGVTLVTYELLQRWFYIDFGGHRPTGSQPTPMSHISELPPINSDHIGGYRLAAATFAGVENKFGLHLPKFKSSGVTSIHHPEPAAKPPQAP